The following are from one region of the Stigmatella ashevillena genome:
- a CDS encoding beta-ketoacyl synthase N-terminal-like domain-containing protein, with translation MLESPGRPIAIVGLGNVFPKARNVETFWQQVLTGPTSIRELSGRELRLDWYYDEDRNAADRTYCKQAAILDELSLDYRKYRIPPKIVQDMHRTQQAFLDATAQALEDAKAVMGRVAPERVSFTLGSLGGGLRPDTRVRTRLLDMMRYLAQAVEEEALEPSAAAALQAAVSQQIESELAGITEDEAIASFSSVWVGRAAKIFNIRGPHLSVDAGYASALAAIQTASNQLHFGDCDVALAAGCSQLLTPHDLVAFSKLGGLSSAGLTPFDRRASGTLLGEGVGIFVLRRLEDALAEGDKVYAVIRGVGAASDGKGRTLLAPNPKGQVLAMRRAYAQAGYGPEHVQYVECHATGTALGDITEFQSLKEVFEGQMPGERVMLGGVKELTGHLQAAAGAAGLMKATLALHHQFLPPQHSFREPAEGIDLENTPFYISSQGKPWPSVAGGVRRAGVSSFSFGGISYHLTLEEFSPEYHARLARTLPALPPAEPIAIVGLGGVFPQANNKEELWENLLQKRCAIGAIPDERAPIDRYVDPTRQSKVRPYTNLAGYIVDGSWPDEEVRVPPKVSSQIDRGHSWAMKAALQALDDGGYSPEGVDPKRVGIVMGYLPPLEREFQTQARVYYAEFGGRLSEQLARQGIQGETAARIQKKVEERYKSELPPITEDTLLGYLGSLSVGRVAHHLDFQGPSLMVESACASSLAALEIASNQLRSKQCDMMLAGGMYASLGVDALSQCCSFGGLSQNGSFPFDARADGYITSEGAALIALKRLSDAEAAGDRIYAVVRSVAGATDPKSASIWAPSSEGQVQAVRRAVEKAGVSPAEVQYVESHGTGTPVGDPIEVETYQEVYGRANKDGKIFLGSIKSNIGHLNSGAGAASLTKVALALHRKQVPPNLGFESPNPRIPWEQLPFRVPTEVEPWEMASNGVRRAGVTSFGLGGTSFHAIVEEYQPRNGKSAGLLKVIEPARPPFLHLEGQSRAEILQQVEGLLQKLERDPGMDPRRPLQGTDTPCRFAMTLPKGRPARESLERAKKLLAGNGVPSLPEQGIFYYDSRDPRQLHQGKVAVVFPGQGPQYANMLRELAAEYPIVAKTFAEADEAFLPMAGRRLSDTFWVPAEAESAYRQDDDTVHAAVFLANVALYRLIRSQGIHVDVLLGQSAGEYAALAASGMLPFGQALQAIYKRTVTVTRLAVPSPGRMASISGDLDRVRRVFPEAPGYVTVAAENAPGQGIVAGEIPAVEYVMRWCRANGLEVRELPVSHAYHTNIIAKAVPAFRAELQALSWKDPELSVLSSVHGRYYQAPVQAPFMARHLALQYVLPLQFRQHVRQLHEEGVRIFIESGPKWSLTAFIQATLKGEPYLAQASNHPKTGEVEQFHRLLAFSYVHHLLRGQGALS, from the coding sequence ATGTTGGAGAGTCCAGGCAGGCCAATTGCCATTGTGGGTCTTGGAAACGTATTTCCCAAGGCAAGGAATGTAGAGACTTTCTGGCAGCAGGTCTTGACGGGGCCGACGTCCATTCGTGAGCTGAGTGGCCGAGAGCTGCGGTTGGACTGGTATTACGATGAGGATCGCAACGCGGCGGATCGCACCTATTGCAAGCAGGCCGCGATTCTGGATGAGCTGAGTCTGGATTACCGCAAGTACCGGATTCCTCCCAAGATCGTCCAGGACATGCACCGGACGCAGCAGGCTTTCCTGGACGCGACCGCGCAGGCGCTCGAGGACGCCAAGGCGGTGATGGGCCGCGTTGCCCCAGAGCGTGTCTCGTTTACCCTCGGCTCGCTGGGCGGAGGCCTCCGCCCGGATACCCGGGTCCGGACCCGTCTGCTGGACATGATGCGGTACCTGGCCCAGGCCGTTGAAGAAGAGGCGCTGGAGCCGTCGGCCGCCGCTGCGCTGCAAGCCGCGGTGTCCCAGCAGATCGAATCCGAGCTGGCGGGAATCACCGAGGACGAAGCCATTGCCTCCTTCAGCAGTGTCTGGGTGGGCCGGGCAGCCAAGATCTTCAATATCCGGGGGCCTCACCTTTCCGTGGACGCGGGATATGCCTCCGCGCTCGCCGCCATTCAGACGGCCAGCAACCAGCTTCACTTCGGCGACTGCGATGTCGCGCTGGCGGCGGGCTGCAGCCAGTTGCTCACCCCGCATGATCTCGTGGCGTTCAGCAAGCTGGGGGGCCTGTCCTCCGCTGGGCTGACACCGTTCGATCGTCGCGCCAGCGGCACCCTGCTGGGCGAGGGCGTCGGGATCTTCGTCCTTCGCCGCCTGGAGGACGCCCTGGCGGAGGGAGACAAGGTCTACGCCGTCATTCGCGGCGTCGGAGCGGCTTCCGACGGCAAGGGCAGGACCCTGCTGGCGCCCAACCCGAAGGGGCAGGTGCTGGCCATGCGCCGGGCATACGCACAGGCGGGGTACGGCCCGGAGCACGTGCAATATGTGGAGTGCCATGCCACGGGCACGGCGCTGGGGGACATCACCGAATTCCAGAGCCTGAAAGAGGTGTTCGAAGGCCAGATGCCTGGCGAGCGCGTCATGCTGGGCGGCGTCAAGGAGCTGACGGGCCACCTCCAGGCAGCCGCCGGCGCTGCGGGCCTCATGAAGGCCACGCTGGCGCTGCACCACCAGTTCCTGCCGCCGCAGCACTCGTTCCGTGAGCCGGCCGAAGGGATCGATCTCGAGAACACCCCGTTCTACATCTCGAGTCAGGGCAAGCCCTGGCCCTCCGTGGCCGGAGGGGTGCGGCGGGCCGGCGTCAGTTCCTTCAGCTTTGGAGGGATCAGCTACCACCTGACGCTGGAGGAGTTCTCTCCGGAGTACCATGCGCGGCTGGCCAGAACGCTTCCGGCACTTCCGCCCGCGGAGCCGATCGCCATCGTCGGCCTGGGTGGGGTCTTCCCTCAGGCGAACAACAAAGAAGAGCTGTGGGAGAACCTGTTGCAGAAGCGGTGTGCGATTGGGGCGATTCCGGATGAGCGCGCTCCCATTGACCGCTACGTGGATCCGACCCGCCAGAGCAAGGTCAGGCCCTACACCAACCTCGCGGGCTACATCGTCGATGGCTCCTGGCCGGACGAGGAGGTCCGGGTTCCGCCCAAAGTCTCCTCGCAGATCGACCGGGGCCACAGCTGGGCCATGAAGGCCGCCTTGCAGGCGCTGGACGACGGTGGGTACTCGCCGGAGGGGGTGGACCCCAAGCGCGTGGGCATCGTGATGGGTTACCTGCCGCCGCTCGAGCGGGAGTTCCAGACCCAGGCCCGGGTGTACTACGCCGAGTTCGGAGGACGTCTGTCCGAACAGCTGGCGCGGCAGGGCATCCAGGGCGAGACGGCCGCACGGATCCAGAAAAAGGTCGAAGAGCGTTACAAGAGCGAGCTGCCTCCCATCACCGAGGACACCTTGCTGGGGTATCTGGGCAGCCTCTCGGTGGGGCGCGTCGCGCATCACCTGGACTTCCAGGGGCCGTCGCTCATGGTCGAGTCCGCATGTGCTTCCAGCCTGGCTGCGCTGGAGATCGCCTCGAACCAGCTGCGCTCGAAGCAGTGCGACATGATGTTGGCGGGCGGCATGTATGCGTCGCTGGGCGTGGACGCGCTCAGCCAGTGCTGCTCGTTCGGGGGCCTGTCCCAGAATGGCTCCTTTCCATTCGACGCGAGGGCCGACGGCTACATCACGAGCGAGGGGGCGGCCCTCATCGCCCTGAAGCGTCTGTCCGATGCCGAGGCGGCGGGGGATCGCATCTATGCCGTGGTCCGATCCGTGGCCGGGGCCACGGATCCGAAGAGCGCTTCCATCTGGGCTCCCTCCTCGGAGGGGCAGGTTCAGGCAGTTCGTAGGGCCGTGGAGAAGGCGGGAGTGTCTCCGGCCGAGGTCCAGTACGTGGAGAGCCACGGGACGGGCACCCCTGTGGGAGATCCGATCGAGGTCGAGACCTATCAAGAGGTCTACGGACGGGCGAACAAGGACGGGAAGATCTTCCTGGGGTCCATCAAGTCGAACATCGGCCACCTGAACTCCGGGGCCGGGGCGGCATCGCTGACGAAGGTCGCCTTGGCGCTGCACCGCAAGCAGGTGCCGCCGAACCTGGGCTTCGAGAGTCCGAACCCTCGGATTCCTTGGGAGCAGCTCCCGTTTCGGGTGCCCACGGAGGTGGAGCCCTGGGAGATGGCCAGCAACGGCGTGCGGCGGGCCGGAGTGACTTCGTTTGGACTGGGCGGGACCAGCTTCCACGCGATCGTCGAGGAGTACCAGCCGCGGAATGGGAAGAGCGCGGGCCTCCTGAAGGTCATCGAGCCCGCGCGGCCGCCTTTCCTGCACCTGGAAGGGCAGAGCCGGGCGGAGATCCTTCAGCAGGTGGAGGGGCTGCTCCAGAAGCTGGAGCGGGACCCAGGAATGGATCCACGGCGGCCCCTTCAGGGGACGGACACGCCTTGCCGGTTCGCCATGACCTTGCCGAAGGGGCGGCCCGCGAGAGAAAGCTTGGAGCGCGCCAAGAAGCTGCTGGCCGGGAATGGAGTCCCCAGCCTGCCAGAGCAGGGCATCTTCTATTACGACAGCCGGGATCCGAGGCAACTGCACCAAGGCAAGGTGGCGGTGGTCTTTCCGGGACAGGGTCCGCAGTACGCGAACATGCTGCGCGAGCTGGCGGCCGAGTATCCAATCGTCGCCAAGACCTTCGCGGAGGCAGATGAAGCCTTCCTGCCGATGGCGGGCCGCCGCCTGTCCGATACCTTCTGGGTGCCCGCGGAAGCCGAGAGCGCGTACCGCCAGGACGATGACACCGTTCATGCCGCGGTCTTCCTGGCCAACGTGGCGCTTTACCGTCTGATCCGTTCACAGGGCATCCATGTGGATGTGCTGCTGGGCCAGAGCGCGGGCGAGTACGCGGCGCTGGCGGCGAGCGGCATGCTCCCCTTCGGGCAGGCCCTGCAAGCCATCTACAAGCGCACCGTCACGGTGACCCGGCTGGCCGTTCCCTCGCCTGGAAGGATGGCCAGCATCAGCGGTGATCTGGACAGGGTCCGGAGGGTCTTCCCGGAGGCTCCGGGGTACGTCACCGTGGCCGCGGAAAATGCACCGGGCCAGGGCATCGTCGCGGGCGAGATTCCTGCTGTTGAGTATGTCATGCGGTGGTGCCGGGCCAACGGGCTCGAGGTTCGCGAACTCCCCGTGTCTCACGCCTACCATACGAACATCATCGCCAAGGCCGTCCCCGCGTTCCGCGCGGAGCTCCAGGCGCTCTCCTGGAAGGACCCGGAGCTCTCGGTCCTCTCCAGCGTCCATGGCCGCTACTACCAGGCGCCGGTGCAGGCTCCGTTCATGGCGCGGCATCTGGCCTTGCAGTACGTCCTGCCGCTCCAGTTCCGGCAGCACGTGCGCCAGCTCCACGAGGAAGGGGTTCGCATCTTCATCGAATCTGGGCCCAAGTGGTCGCTGACGGCGTTCATCCAAGCCACCCTGAAAGGCGAGCCCTACCTGGCACAGGCAAGCAATCACCCGAAGACGGGGGAGGTCGAGCAGTTCCATCGCCTGTTGGCCTTCAGCTACGTCCATCATCTGCTGCGCGGACAAGGTGCTCTGTCATGA